In the Plectropomus leopardus isolate mb chromosome 5, YSFRI_Pleo_2.0, whole genome shotgun sequence genome, one interval contains:
- the scn2b gene encoding sodium channel subunit beta-2 isoform X2, producing the protein MEPPEGCSCMDVLMPSNINALNGTTIKIPCTFTSCYRMDATKFAMNWTYQETLNDTEEMFMTFHKKKGMVPLRSEKFGERVTFAGNLDKNDLSITLSDVQLEDEGIYNCYVKNPPDRIQGHGVIQLNVVTKLPPPRDSTIAVAIGASVGGALALLILSMVVVKCLRRHRKQELISEEKMEEEGKLEAEGVAEEGTKQP; encoded by the exons GTTGCTCATGCATGGATGTGCTCATGCCCAGTAACATTAATGCACTGAATGGAACAACCATCAAAATCCCCTGCACATTTACTTCCTGCTATAGGATGGATGCTACAAAGTTTGCAATGAACTGGACCTACCAAGAAACACTTAATGACACAGAGGAGATG TTTATGACATTCCATAAGAAAAAAGGAATGGTGCCTCTGCGTTCGGAGAAGTTTGGAGAGAGGGTCACGTTTGCTGGGAACCTGGATAAGAACGACCTGTCAATAACCCTGTCAGATGTTCAGCTCGAGGATGAGGGTATTTACAACTGCTATGTGAAAAACCCTCCAGACCGCATCCAGGGACACGGTGTCATACAGCTCAATGTTGTCACCAAAC ttcCCCCTCCAAGGGATTCAACCATTGCAGTTGCGATTGGGGCTTCAGTGGGTGGAGCGTTAGCTCTGCTGATCCTGTCCATGGTAGTAGTGAAATGTCTCCGTCGACACCGGAAACAGGAACTGATTTCagaggagaagatggaggaggagggaaaactGGAGGCTGAAGGTGTTGCGGAGGAGGGAACCAA ACAACCATAG